One genomic segment of Humidesulfovibrio mexicanus includes these proteins:
- a CDS encoding TerC family protein — MTQWWHWVGFNLLVLVLLAFDLGVLHKNHREVGVKESLWLSFGYFVLALCFSGVIFHFEGRAAGVEFLTGYLIEKSLSIDNIFVFVLIFTHFQVPKKAQHTVLFWGVLGALVMRAALILAGAAVLSAFHWVIYVFGAFLILTGVKMLMTINEVPDLSGNRVTRFMRRHFRVTEGYEGERFVVLRDGVRLITPLLIVLVLVEFSDVVFALDSIPAIFAITKDPFLVYTSNVFAILGLRALFFALAGIIHRFHYLKYGLSIVLVVVGGKMVVNAAFGHVIPTEWALLLTAAIIGSSVALSVYRTRGLPAEAAETVMPRGWVPGSPPKDEPGADRK; from the coding sequence ATGACGCAATGGTGGCACTGGGTCGGATTCAACCTGCTGGTCCTTGTCCTGCTCGCCTTCGACCTGGGCGTGCTGCACAAGAACCACCGCGAGGTGGGCGTAAAGGAATCGCTCTGGCTCAGCTTCGGCTACTTCGTGCTGGCGCTCTGCTTTTCCGGGGTGATTTTCCACTTCGAGGGGCGCGCGGCGGGGGTCGAGTTCCTCACCGGCTATCTCATCGAAAAAAGCCTCAGCATCGACAACATCTTCGTGTTCGTGCTCATTTTCACCCATTTCCAGGTGCCCAAGAAGGCGCAGCACACCGTGCTCTTCTGGGGCGTGCTGGGCGCGCTGGTCATGCGCGCGGCGCTCATCCTGGCCGGAGCCGCGGTCCTCTCGGCCTTCCACTGGGTCATTTACGTGTTCGGGGCCTTCCTCATCCTGACCGGCGTCAAGATGCTCATGACCATCAACGAGGTGCCGGACCTCTCGGGCAACCGGGTCACGCGCTTCATGCGCAGGCACTTCCGCGTCACCGAGGGCTACGAGGGCGAGCGTTTCGTGGTGCTGCGCGACGGTGTGCGGCTCATCACCCCGCTGCTCATCGTGCTGGTGCTGGTGGAGTTCTCGGACGTGGTCTTCGCCCTGGACTCCATCCCGGCCATCTTCGCCATCACCAAGGACCCGTTCCTGGTCTACACGTCCAACGTGTTCGCCATACTGGGCCTGCGGGCGCTGTTCTTCGCGCTGGCGGGCATCATCCACCGCTTCCACTACCTCAAATACGGGCTGTCCATCGTGCTGGTGGTGGTGGGCGGCAAAATGGTCGTCAACGCCGCCTTCGGGCACGTCATCCCCACCGAGTGGGCGCTGCTGCTCACTGCGGCCATCATCGGGTCCTCCGTTGCGCTCTCGGTGTACCGCACGCGCGGCCTGCCCGCGGAGGCGGCCGAAACCGTCATGCCGCGCGGCTGGGTGCCTGGCAGCCCGCCAAAGGACGAACCAGGCGCAGACAGGAAATAG
- a CDS encoding MauE/DoxX family redox-associated membrane protein has translation MPGLREEVAPGGFPWESVAWLLRMAVAVVFLYASADKIIHPQAFAGIVRDYRLLPEALVNLTALWLPWFELVLGLCLYTGLWSRAAVLLSFGLLAAFFAAIVFNYARGLNVACGCFTSSPEEAAPMLWYMGRDALLLCLPLAAWEAQNRADSRDGALLP, from the coding sequence ATGCCGGGATTGCGGGAAGAAGTAGCGCCCGGCGGCTTTCCCTGGGAGTCCGTGGCCTGGCTGCTGCGCATGGCCGTGGCCGTGGTGTTTTTGTACGCCAGCGCGGACAAGATCATTCATCCCCAGGCCTTTGCGGGCATTGTGCGCGACTACCGCCTGCTGCCCGAGGCCCTGGTGAACCTGACCGCCCTTTGGCTGCCCTGGTTCGAGCTGGTGCTGGGCCTGTGCCTGTATACGGGATTGTGGAGCCGCGCGGCCGTGCTCCTGTCCTTCGGCCTGTTGGCGGCTTTTTTCGCGGCTATTGTTTTCAATTACGCGCGGGGCTTGAACGTGGCCTGCGGCTGTTTCACCTCAAGTCCGGAGGAAGCGGCGCCCATGCTCTGGTACATGGGCCGCGATGCGCTGCTGCTTTGCCTGCCGCTGGCCGCCTGGGAGGCTCAAAACCGGGCCGATTCGCGGGACGGGGCGCTGCTCCCTTAG